One window from the genome of Lysobacter helvus encodes:
- a CDS encoding sensor histidine kinase, translated as MTQSGSDVEALRAECDALRTELDETNQGVVALYAELDKQAEELREASELKSRFLSYMSHEFRTPLGSILSMTRLLDDELDGPLNGEQHTQVRFISSAAGELTEMVDDLLDLAKIEAGRVTISPGWFEMVDLFAALRGMFRPIVEGEDVDLVFEEPEGMPALYTDNKKVAQILRNFISNALKFTPSGTVRIEAASEDADWVRFTVTDTGIGIPPELHDKLFEDFSQIDSPLQRRVRGTGLGLALSKRFAELLGGHVGMRSEVGVGSAFYVVLPVALAGPEAGDVA; from the coding sequence ATGACGCAGTCCGGATCAGACGTTGAAGCGCTGCGCGCCGAGTGCGACGCGCTGCGCACCGAACTCGACGAAACCAACCAGGGCGTCGTCGCGCTGTACGCCGAACTGGACAAGCAGGCGGAAGAACTGCGCGAAGCCTCCGAACTGAAGAGCCGGTTCCTGTCGTACATGAGCCACGAGTTCCGCACGCCGCTCGGATCCATCCTGAGCATGACGCGCCTGCTGGACGACGAACTCGACGGCCCGCTCAACGGCGAGCAGCACACGCAGGTGCGCTTCATCAGCAGCGCCGCGGGCGAGTTGACCGAGATGGTCGACGACCTGCTGGACCTGGCGAAGATCGAAGCCGGGCGCGTGACGATCTCGCCGGGCTGGTTCGAGATGGTGGATCTGTTCGCCGCGTTGCGCGGCATGTTCCGCCCGATCGTCGAAGGCGAAGACGTCGACCTGGTCTTCGAAGAACCCGAAGGCATGCCGGCGCTGTACACCGACAACAAGAAGGTCGCGCAGATCCTGCGCAACTTCATTTCCAACGCGCTCAAGTTCACGCCGTCGGGCACCGTGCGCATCGAAGCCGCGTCCGAGGATGCGGACTGGGTGCGCTTCACCGTGACCGACACGGGCATCGGCATCCCGCCGGAACTGCACGACAAGCTGTTCGAGGATTTCAGCCAGATCGACTCGCCGCTCCAGCGCCGCGTGCGCGGCACCGGCCTGGGCCTGGCGTTGTCCAAGCGCTTCGCGGAGCTGCTGGGCGGACACGTCGGCATGCGCAGCGAAGTCGGCGTGGGGTCGGCGTTCTACGTGGTGCTGCCGGTGGCGCTGGCCGGTCCGGAGGCGGGCGATGTCGCCTGA